Part of the Jatrophihabitans sp. GAS493 genome, GCCGCGTTTGCGACAGCTATCCGGGCCGCAGCGATCGATCCACTCGGGGGCGAGGCGGTGGCGGCCATTCGCGCCGCCGTTCTCGAGAAGCTCCTGGTTGCCAATCCCCGTTACAGCTCGCAACCGGGCTGACCGCCGGCGGTCCTGACGGCACTGGACGGCACCACCCAGCAGCCGGCCGAGCTGACTTCGGGCAGAGCCCCGCCTTGACTATGAGCCGGGCCACAACTACTGTACTGATCGGTCGGTACGTCGGAAGAGACGCGACCCTGCGCTCGGGCCGGCGGACCAGTCGATTCACATGGTCGGAACCGCGGACTGGTGCCTAACGAACGAAGGGTGTTAGCTGATGCATTCCGAAGCCGACGACGTGGTGCTCTCAGTATCTGGGCTCTCGAAGACCTACGGCGGAACCAAGGCGTTGGACGATGTGTCTCTGCGGGTGCGGCGAGCGACCGTGCACTCGCTCATCGGCGGAAACGGCTCCGGCAAGTCCACCCTGATCAAGATCCTGGCCGGGGTCGTCAAGTCCGACCCGGGCGGAGTCGTCACCGTGGGTGGCCTCGAGCGCCGCTGCGACCAGCTCACCCCAGCGTTGGCCCGCGAGGCCGGCCTGCACATCGTGCACCAGGAACTCGGTGTCTTCCCCGACATGTCAGTGGCGGAGAATCTGTCGATCGGCCGCGGCTTCGATACCCGGGTCGGCGGCCGAATCGGGTGGTCAGCGGTCGCGCGACGCACTCGCCGCGTGCTGGAGCGCTTCGACCTCGACTTCGAGCCCGAGCAGACAATGAGCTCACTCAGCCCGGCCCAGCAGACGATGGTCGCCGTCGCCCGCGCCCTTCAAGACCAGGAAGACACGCACGCGGGCGTGCTCATCCTCGACGAACCGACCGCGGCGCTGTCGGCATCGGAGGTCCAGTTGCTGTTGTCGGCGCTGCGTCGTTACGCCGAGCGAGGTCAATCGATCGTCTTCGTCAGCCATCGCCTCGACGAGGTCCTGGCGATCAGCGATTCGATCTCGGTGCTTCGTGACGGTCGCAACGTGGAGACGGTTGAAGCGGCCACCGCGAGTCCGGCGAGCTTGTCCCGGCTGATCGTCGGACGCGAGCAGCCGCCGGCTGCCCCGCGGACGCCCCCGCAGACTGGCGCCCCGCTGCTGCAGGTCAAAGCGCTGCGCTCCGGTCCGCTGCACGACATATCCTTCGATGTTCGCGCCGGGGAAATCGTCGGAATCGCGGGCCTCCTCGGCTCGGGGCGGAGCCGACTGCTGCGCGCACTCTTCGGCCTGCACGAGCGAACCGGAAGCATCATGCTCGACGGAGACCCGGTAGCGGTGCACGGAGCGGCGGAGGCGATGAACGCCGGCATCGGATACGTGCCCGAGGATCGTCCGGGCGAAGGCGCGTTCATCGAACTCAGCGTTGCCAGCAACCTGTCCGCCACGGACGTGCGTCGTTACTGGCGCCGCTGGTGGCTGCACGACGCGGCCGAGCGGGCGGACGCGCGCGATGCGGTGCGCGACTTCGGCATCAAGCTTCCCTCGATTGATGCGCCGATGGCGTATCTCTCCGGCGGGAATCAGCAGAAGGTCGTGGTCGCCCGCAGCCTGCGCCGCCGCCCGCGGCTGCTGCTGCTCGACGAGCCCTCACAAGGCGTGGACGTCGGTGCCCGGTATGAACTGCATCGGTTGGTGGAGCGAGCGGCCGCCGAGGGCGCGGCCATCATCGCGGTGAGCTCGGACTTTTCCGAACTGGCCGAGTTGTGCGACCGGATCCTGGTGCTCGTCGATGGGCGAATCGCCCACGTCCTTGACGGCGATCAGCTAGATCCCGCAGAAGTAACACGATTGGCCTATGTGCCCATGGAGGAGACGGCATGACAACAGAACAAGCCACAA contains:
- a CDS encoding sugar ABC transporter ATP-binding protein; this translates as MHSEADDVVLSVSGLSKTYGGTKALDDVSLRVRRATVHSLIGGNGSGKSTLIKILAGVVKSDPGGVVTVGGLERRCDQLTPALAREAGLHIVHQELGVFPDMSVAENLSIGRGFDTRVGGRIGWSAVARRTRRVLERFDLDFEPEQTMSSLSPAQQTMVAVARALQDQEDTHAGVLILDEPTAALSASEVQLLLSALRRYAERGQSIVFVSHRLDEVLAISDSISVLRDGRNVETVEAATASPASLSRLIVGREQPPAAPRTPPQTGAPLLQVKALRSGPLHDISFDVRAGEIVGIAGLLGSGRSRLLRALFGLHERTGSIMLDGDPVAVHGAAEAMNAGIGYVPEDRPGEGAFIELSVASNLSATDVRRYWRRWWLHDAAERADARDAVRDFGIKLPSIDAPMAYLSGGNQQKVVVARSLRRRPRLLLLDEPSQGVDVGARYELHRLVERAAAEGAAIIAVSSDFSELAELCDRILVLVDGRIAHVLDGDQLDPAEVTRLAYVPMEETA